In Argiope bruennichi chromosome X1, qqArgBrue1.1, whole genome shotgun sequence, a single window of DNA contains:
- the LOC129959305 gene encoding uncharacterized protein LOC129959305 → MKKATDGKNSPDLVSLYDMLETKLRALESMAHTKEKFADFLEPLVESCLPESALRAWERSRVSEDNDDSTSQRFLEKLMCFVRHEVESEEMTSLAREGFGKNNGVVKRNNNKIIVANVPDVATTAMLVSTNASHDGIPKENQHIIENLRINNIELSDAFCSEDEIELLLGADLIGKLLTGKCVQLNFGLAAIHSKLGWTVVGKETGLGSSDDEIVVDSSVQTVLSLYANDISLKELWEIDFLGIRDPIENVSKRKLFDEQLKEFHEKLTILSDGRPVIKNSSQSTKIRPVFDASAREKGKPSLNQCLFTGPNLIELLPDILDRFRMFPIGLSAAIEKAFLQIGISPHDMDYLRFFYPSNEGENYRHSKVVFGVTSSSFVLSASIEHLLDHAPHDFADVVRKLRHSFYVDNCFISVTNVTEEKHFIETAQKVMSRACFNLRGWESNFPCEYMCKSSGVTCVLGIRWDLDNDSLMRNITFKTLTCETRVTKRLILSLVQQIFDPIDASKKAYAACIFVRSVDSDGVKVNLVRAKSRVAPLKTLSIPRLELMACCIGARLSNSVRNAPDLPDMRITFWTDSSVALWWIKEQGDWSVFVKNRMKEIKQLSRSQIWRHVPGNISPADLLSRGCSIKYMLKSEWCNGPIGF, encoded by the exons ATGAAGAAAGCTACTGACGGAAAGAATTCTCCTGATTTAGTGAGCCTCTACGACATGTTGGAAACGAAACTAAGAGCTTTGGAAAGCATGGCACACACGAAAGAAAAATTTGCTGACTTTCTGGAGCCTCTTGTCGAATCATGTCTGCCTGAAAGTGCTCTACGTGCCTGGGAAAGAAGCCGAGTGTCGGAAGATAATGATGATTCTACAAGTCAAAGATTTCTCgaaaaattaatgtgttttgTGCGTCATGAAGTCGAATCGGAGGAGATGACAAGTTTAGCTCGAGAGGGATTTGGTAAAAATAATGGAGTAGTTAAacgaaataataacaaaattatagttGCAAATGTCCCGGATGTAGCAACGACAGCCATGTTAGTAAGTACAAATGCTTCTCACGACGGGATACCCAAAG AAAATCAGCATATAATagagaatttaagaataaataatatcgaATTATCTGATGCTTTTTGTAGCGAAGATGAAATTGAGCTTTTATTAGGAGCAGATCTCATTGGGAAATTATTAACGGGAAAGTGTGTTCAGTTAAATTTTGGCTTAGCtgcaattcattcaaaattaggaTGGACTGTTGTTGGCAAAGAAACTGGACTCGGTTCCAGTGATGATGAAATAGTTGTAGATTCTTCTGTGCAAACAGTTCTGTCTTTGTATGCGAATGATATTTCCTTAAAAGAATTGTGGGAAATTGATTTTTTAGGTATTCGTGATCccattgaaaatgtttcaaaaaggaaattatttgacGAGCAGTTAAAAGAGTTccatgaaaaattaactattcttTCCGATGGCAG ACCTGTTATTAAAAACAGTAGCCAAAGCACTAAGATAAGACCAGTTTTCGATGCGTCGGCACGAGAAAAGGGAAAACCGTCTTTAAACCAATGTTTATTTACTGGGCCcaatttaatcgaattattacCTGATATTCTTGATAGATTCAGAATGTTCCCAATAGGTTTAAGTGCAGCCATAGAAAAGGCCTTTCTTCAAATTGGGATTTCTCCACATGATATGGATTATCTTCGTTTTTTCTATCCTAGTAATGAAGGAGAAAATTATAGGCACTCTAAGGTTGTATTCGGAGTTACTTCTAGCTCTTTTGTTTTAAGTGCATCAATTGAACACCTCCTTGATCACGCTCCTCATGACTTTGCTGACGTGGTGCGGAAATTAAGACATTCATTTTATGTGGATAACTGTTTTATAAGTGTGACTAATGTTactgaagaaaaacattttattgaaacagcGCAAAAGGTGATGTCGAGAGCTTGCTTCAATCTCCGAGGATGGGAAAGTAATTTTCCATGTGAATATATGTGCAAATCATCTGGTGTAACTTGTGTTTTAGGTATACGTTGGGATCTTGATAATGATTCTCTAATGCGTAACATTACTTTCAAAACTTTAACTTGTGAAACTAGAGTtactaaaagattaattttgtctCTTGTACAGCAAATATTTGATCCCATTG ATGCCAGTAAAAAAGCATATGCAGCCTGTATTTTTGTACGATCTGTTGATTCGGATGGAGTAAAAGTTAATTTGGTACGGGCGAAATCTAGAGTTGCTCCCTTGAAAACTTTGAGCATACCGCGCCTCGAACTGATGGCATGTTGCATTGGGGCAAGGTTGTCGAATTCTGTTCGCAATGCCCCTGACTTACCAGATATGAGAATCACGTTCTGGACTGATTCTTCAGTTGCTCTTTGGTGGATCAAGGAGCAAGGAGATTGGTCAGTTTTTGTTAAGAATAGAATGAAAGAAATCAAACAGTTATCTAGATCTCAGATATGGCGCCATGTGCCAGGAAATATTAGCCCGGCTGATTTATTATCAAGAGGTTGCTCTATTAAATATATGCTGAAGTCTGAATGGTGCAATGGCCCAATTGGCTTTTAA
- the LOC129959307 gene encoding uncharacterized protein LOC129959307, whose amino-acid sequence MDALKKKQKSLRTSFTNAVRNLAQLLAILETDAKDTDKLHVLNSQLKDKFSRLDEIQNEISSLLLEENTAEYETDFEAAENYRDRYLELKSKVATFLNKNSRCVSECSSKNNAAKLKLPKFELKKFSGDPKEFLTFWSIFSKIHESDELSEIDKFQYLYQAMVPESKAARLVSSFPITSENYSKAVQQLKIRFGREDLLV is encoded by the coding sequence ATGGATGCTCTTAAAAAGAAGCAAAAGTCGCTAAGAACTTCATTTACCAATGCAGTGAGGAATTTGGCGCAACTCTTGGCGATACTTGAAACTGACGCCAAGGATACTGATAAACTTCACGTATTAAATTCACaactaaaagataaattttctcgTTTGGATGAGATTCAAAACGAAATATCCTCATTACTTTTAGAAGAGAACACGGCCGAATACGAAACAGATTTTGAAGCGGCTGAAAATTACCGAGATAGATATCTCGAACTGAAATCGAAAGTGGCGacattcttgaataaaaattccagatGTGTTTCAGAATGTTCTTCAAAAAACAATGCAGCAAAATTGAAACTAccgaaatttgaattaaagaaattttctggtGATCCGAAAGAATTCCTCACATTTTGgagtattttttctaaaattcatgaaTCGGATGAGTTATCTGAAATCGATAAATTCCAGTATTTATATCAAGCGATGGTGCCTGAATCCAAAGCTGCAAGATTGGTTTCCAGTTTTCCAATAACatctgaaaattattctaaagcgGTTCAACAGCTGAAAATAAGATTTGGAAGAGAGGATCTTTTAGTATAG